Proteins encoded within one genomic window of Amycolatopsis sp. 2-15:
- a CDS encoding PhoH family protein has translation MLDTSVLLSDPWAVTRFAEHAVVLPLVVISELEAKRHHPELGWFARESLRLLDDLRLKHGRLDAPIPIGEEGGTLQVELNHTDPSVLPVGFRTDSNDHRILACALNLAVERPSVTLVTKDIPLRVKAGAVGLAADEYRAGEVTPSGWTGMADVDAPQELIDSLFSGGSVDPVEYSLPDVGELPCHTGLRLLAGSSSALGRVTADKRVRLVRGDREAFGLHGRSAEQRVALDLLLDSDVGIVSLGGRAGTGKSALALCAGLESVMERRQHRKVVVFRPVYAVGGQDLGYLPGSESEKMQPWAQAVFDTLGALVSQDVLDEVFDRGMLEVLPLTHIRGRSLHDSFVIVDEAQSLERNVLLTVLSRLGTASRVVLTHDVAQRDNLRVGRHDGVSAVIEKLKGHPLFAHVTLTRSERSPIAALVTEMLEDHG, from the coding sequence GTGCTCGACACGTCTGTGCTGCTCTCCGACCCCTGGGCGGTGACGCGGTTCGCCGAACACGCGGTCGTGCTGCCCCTGGTCGTCATCAGTGAACTGGAGGCGAAGCGCCACCACCCCGAGCTCGGCTGGTTCGCCCGCGAGTCGCTCAGGTTGCTCGACGACTTGCGCCTCAAGCACGGCCGGCTCGACGCGCCGATCCCGATCGGCGAAGAGGGCGGCACCCTGCAGGTGGAGCTCAACCACACCGATCCGTCGGTGCTGCCCGTTGGCTTCCGGACCGACTCCAACGACCACCGCATCCTCGCGTGCGCGCTCAACCTCGCGGTGGAACGGCCGTCGGTCACGCTGGTGACGAAGGACATCCCGCTGCGAGTCAAGGCGGGGGCCGTGGGTCTGGCCGCCGACGAGTACCGCGCGGGCGAGGTCACGCCGTCGGGCTGGACGGGCATGGCCGACGTGGACGCCCCTCAGGAGCTGATCGACAGCCTCTTCTCGGGTGGCAGCGTCGACCCGGTCGAATACAGCCTGCCCGACGTGGGTGAGCTTCCGTGCCACACCGGTCTGCGGCTGCTCGCGGGCAGCTCCAGCGCCCTGGGCCGCGTCACGGCGGACAAACGCGTGCGGCTGGTACGCGGCGACCGCGAGGCGTTCGGCCTGCACGGCCGCTCCGCCGAGCAGCGCGTGGCACTCGACCTGCTGCTCGACTCGGACGTCGGCATCGTCTCCCTCGGCGGACGCGCCGGCACCGGTAAGTCGGCGCTCGCACTGTGCGCCGGCCTCGAGTCGGTGATGGAACGCCGCCAGCACCGCAAGGTCGTGGTGTTCCGCCCGGTCTACGCCGTCGGCGGCCAGGACCTCGGCTACCTGCCCGGGTCCGAGAGCGAGAAGATGCAGCCCTGGGCGCAGGCCGTGTTCGACACCCTCGGCGCGCTGGTCAGCCAGGACGTGCTCGACGAGGTCTTCGACCGCGGCATGCTCGAGGTGCTTCCGCTGACGCACATCCGCGGCCGCTCGCTGCACGACTCCTTCGTGATCGTCGACGAGGCGCAGTCCCTGGAACGCAACGTGCTCCTCACGGTGCTCTCCCGCCTCGGCACCGCGTCGCGCGTGGTCCTCACGCACGACGTCGCCCAGCGCGACAACCTCCGCGTCGGCCGCCACGACGGCGTCTCGGCGGTGATCGAGAAGCTGAAGGGGCACCCGCTGTTCGCGCACGTCACGCTGACGCGCTCGGAGCGGTCGCCGATCGCGGCTCTTGTCACGGAGATGCTGGAGGACCACGGCTGA
- a CDS encoding GuaB1 family IMP dehydrogenase-related protein, with the protein MRFLDGHLPPHDLTYDDVFLLPNRSDVESRFDVDLSTVDGTGATIPVVVANMTAVAGRRMAETVARRGGLVVLPQDVDTAALAEIVTWVKSRHTVWDTPLVLTGGDAVADALNLVHKRAHGAVVIVDGEGRPVGVVDEAACAGVDRFARLAEIAQPATVAVPLDTPPREVFDLLHTHGGRLALGLDADGRLAGVLTSVGALRAGVYTPATDAGGNLRVAGAIGVNGDVAAKAEAVLAAGVDTLVVDTAHGHQEKMIAALKAVRAVSPAVPVVAGNVVTAEGTRDLIHAGADVVKVGVGPGAMCTTRMMTGVGRPQFSAVAECAAAARELGKHVWADGGVRHPRDVALALAAGASAAMVGSWFAGTHESPGDLRYDEQGRPYKESFGMASKRAVGARTRTDNVFERARKALFEEGISTSRMALDPTRPGVEDLLDSICSGVRSSCTYAGARTIEEFHERALLGVQSAAGFAEGRPLPSGW; encoded by the coding sequence GTGCGCTTTCTCGACGGGCACCTGCCCCCTCACGACCTGACCTACGACGACGTGTTCCTGCTGCCGAACCGCTCGGACGTGGAGTCCCGCTTCGACGTCGACCTGTCCACTGTGGACGGAACCGGTGCGACGATCCCCGTGGTGGTGGCCAACATGACGGCCGTCGCCGGTCGGCGGATGGCCGAGACGGTGGCCCGCCGCGGCGGCTTGGTGGTGCTGCCGCAGGACGTGGACACCGCCGCGCTGGCCGAGATCGTGACGTGGGTGAAGAGCCGTCACACCGTCTGGGACACCCCGCTCGTGCTCACGGGCGGTGACGCCGTGGCCGACGCCCTCAACCTGGTCCACAAGCGCGCCCACGGCGCCGTCGTGATCGTGGACGGCGAAGGCCGGCCCGTCGGCGTTGTCGACGAAGCCGCGTGCGCGGGCGTCGACCGCTTCGCGCGCCTGGCGGAAATCGCGCAGCCCGCGACCGTCGCCGTGCCGCTGGACACGCCGCCGCGCGAGGTCTTCGACCTGCTCCACACCCACGGCGGGCGCCTCGCGCTCGGCCTCGACGCCGACGGCCGCCTCGCCGGCGTGCTGACCAGCGTCGGCGCGCTGCGCGCGGGCGTTTACACCCCGGCGACCGACGCCGGCGGCAACCTGCGCGTGGCCGGCGCGATCGGCGTGAACGGCGACGTGGCCGCGAAGGCCGAGGCCGTGCTGGCCGCGGGTGTCGACACGCTGGTCGTCGACACGGCGCACGGGCACCAGGAGAAGATGATCGCCGCGCTGAAGGCCGTGCGCGCGGTGTCGCCGGCCGTGCCGGTGGTGGCGGGCAACGTCGTCACCGCCGAGGGCACCCGCGACCTCATCCACGCGGGCGCCGACGTCGTGAAGGTCGGCGTCGGCCCGGGCGCCATGTGCACCACGCGCATGATGACCGGCGTCGGCCGGCCGCAGTTCTCCGCCGTCGCCGAGTGCGCCGCCGCCGCACGCGAGCTGGGCAAGCACGTCTGGGCCGACGGCGGCGTCCGCCACCCGCGCGACGTCGCACTGGCCCTCGCCGCGGGCGCTTCCGCGGCCATGGTGGGTTCCTGGTTCGCCGGCACCCACGAATCCCCGGGCGACCTGCGCTACGACGAGCAGGGCCGGCCGTACAAGGAGTCGTTCGGCATGGCGTCCAAGCGCGCCGTCGGCGCCCGCACGCGCACCGACAACGTCTTCGAGCGCGCCCGCAAGGCCCTGTTCGAAGAGGGCATCTCCACCTCGCGCATGGCCCTGGACCCCACCCGCCCCGGCGTGGAGGACCTGCTGGACTCCATCTGCTCGGGCGTGCGCTCCTCCTGCACCTACGCCGGCGCGCGCACGATCGAGGAATTCCACGAGCGCGCGTTGCTCGGGGTGCAGTCGGCTGCGGGATTCGCCGAGGGCCGGCCGCTGCCGTCCGGCTGGTAG
- a CDS encoding DUF309 domain-containing protein, with protein MNGRDRDETGRARNARPRDGLGRPLPYGADGVARQPEGVVRTPAETVAEAQQLLDEGRPFHAHEVFEDAWKATDGPECELWRGLAQLAVGMTHALRGNGAGAVALLERGAVNLEPFAATPPHGIDVPGLQAWARELAGEAKTRMLAEPVPPRLKAG; from the coding sequence ATGAACGGCCGTGACCGCGACGAAACGGGCCGAGCGCGCAACGCCCGCCCGCGCGACGGCCTCGGCCGGCCCCTGCCGTACGGCGCCGACGGCGTCGCCCGCCAGCCGGAAGGCGTCGTCCGCACTCCGGCCGAGACGGTCGCCGAAGCCCAGCAGCTCCTCGACGAGGGCCGCCCGTTCCACGCCCACGAGGTCTTCGAAGACGCGTGGAAGGCCACCGACGGCCCCGAGTGCGAACTGTGGCGCGGCCTGGCGCAGCTGGCCGTCGGCATGACCCACGCCCTGCGCGGCAACGGCGCGGGCGCCGTCGCGTTGCTGGAGCGCGGTGCGGTGAACCTCGAGCCCTTCGCCGCCACTCCGCCGCACGGGATCGACGTACCCGGCTTGCAGGCGTGGGCTCGCGAGCTGGCCGGCGAGGCGAAGACGCGCATGCTGGCCGAGCCCGTTCCGCCGCGGCTGAAAGCAGGCTGA
- a CDS encoding SDR family NAD(P)-dependent oxidoreductase — MITALVSGANKGLGREIARGLARRGATVLLGSRDLALGEKTAAELRAEGLAVTPVRLDVTSAADIDDVARHLETRHGKLDVLVNNAGARFSVEPAELTAEHLRRAYETNLFSVAAVTHRMLGLLRAAEAPHVVNVASTSASLALTTAEGSQFAAATDIIAYSSSKTALVMLTIRYASTFRADPAYAHFHVNAVTPGFIASDLNGHTGPRTAEQGARVVLDLVAQGAAAPTGTFLNEDGPVPW; from the coding sequence ATGATCACAGCCCTCGTGAGCGGCGCCAACAAGGGTCTCGGCCGCGAAATCGCCCGCGGTCTGGCCCGCCGGGGCGCCACCGTCCTGCTCGGCAGCCGCGACCTCGCCCTCGGCGAGAAGACCGCTGCCGAGCTCCGCGCCGAAGGCCTGGCCGTGACGCCGGTCCGGCTCGACGTGACGTCCGCGGCGGACATCGACGACGTCGCCCGCCACCTCGAAACCCGCCACGGCAAGCTCGACGTCCTCGTCAACAACGCCGGCGCCCGCTTCTCCGTCGAACCCGCCGAGCTGACGGCGGAACACCTTCGTCGCGCCTACGAAACGAACCTCTTCAGCGTCGCCGCCGTCACGCACCGGATGCTGGGCCTCCTGCGCGCCGCCGAAGCGCCGCATGTCGTCAACGTCGCCAGCACCTCCGCGTCGCTCGCCCTCACCACCGCCGAGGGCTCGCAGTTCGCGGCCGCGACGGACATCATCGCCTACTCGTCGTCGAAAACCGCGCTCGTCATGCTCACCATCCGCTACGCGAGCACCTTTCGCGCCGACCCCGCGTACGCGCACTTCCACGTCAACGCCGTGACCCCCGGCTTCATCGCCTCCGACCTCAACGGCCACACCGGCCCCCGCACCGCCGAACAGGGCGCGCGCGTGGTCCTCGACCTCGTCGCGCAGGGCGCCGCGGCGCCGACCGGAACGTTCCTCAACGAGGACGGCCCCGTGCCCTGGTGA
- a CDS encoding helix-turn-helix domain-containing protein, which produces MNAIGEFLRARRALVSPADVGLPDDGPRRVPGLRREELAAVAGVSVDYYVRLEQGRDRHPSPQVLDALARALRLGDDGAAHLHRLASPPRVTGGELPTGVRELVEHNGAPALAWGRRMDVLAASPLALALAPMYRPGTNLARAFSSTPRCVRCTLVGRRWPST; this is translated from the coding sequence GTGAACGCCATCGGCGAGTTCCTGCGTGCCCGGCGGGCGCTGGTGAGCCCCGCCGACGTCGGCCTGCCCGACGACGGTCCGCGCCGCGTGCCGGGGCTGCGGCGCGAGGAGCTGGCCGCCGTCGCGGGCGTGAGCGTGGACTACTACGTGCGCCTCGAGCAGGGCCGCGACCGGCACCCGTCGCCCCAGGTGCTCGACGCGCTGGCCCGCGCCCTCCGCCTGGGCGACGACGGCGCCGCCCACCTGCACCGCCTCGCTTCGCCGCCCCGCGTCACCGGCGGCGAGCTGCCGACCGGCGTGCGCGAGCTGGTCGAGCACAACGGCGCCCCGGCGCTCGCGTGGGGACGGCGGATGGACGTGCTCGCCGCCAGCCCGCTCGCCCTCGCGCTGGCGCCGATGTACCGGCCGGGCACCAATCTCGCTCGCGCGTTTTCCTCGACCCCTCGGTGCGTTCGCTGCACCCTGGTTGGGCGGCGATGGCCCTCAACGTGA
- a CDS encoding MBL fold metallo-hydrolase: MTAIVQNLVTSGVFELDGGSWDVDNNVWIVGDDTEVIVIDAAHDANAIADVVGDRALRAIVCTHAHNDHVNAAPALAERTGAPILLHPADRVVWDLTHPDRAPDGDLADGQTITIAGTDLKVIHTPGHAPGAVCLHAPDLGVLFTGDTLFHGGPGATGRSYSDYPTIVKSIRERLFSLPDATSVRTGHGEGTTIGEEKTASKDWPES; the protein is encoded by the coding sequence ATGACGGCGATAGTGCAGAACCTGGTCACCTCGGGCGTGTTCGAGCTCGACGGCGGCAGCTGGGACGTGGACAACAACGTGTGGATCGTCGGCGACGACACGGAGGTGATCGTGATCGACGCGGCGCACGACGCCAACGCCATCGCCGACGTGGTCGGGGACCGCGCGCTACGCGCCATCGTCTGCACCCACGCCCACAACGACCACGTCAACGCCGCCCCCGCCCTCGCCGAACGCACCGGTGCGCCGATCCTGCTGCACCCTGCCGACCGGGTCGTCTGGGACCTCACGCACCCGGACCGCGCCCCGGACGGCGACCTGGCCGACGGCCAGACCATCACCATCGCCGGCACCGACCTCAAGGTGATCCACACACCAGGCCACGCCCCGGGCGCCGTCTGCCTCCACGCGCCCGACCTCGGCGTCCTCTTCACCGGCGACACCCTGTTCCACGGCGGCCCCGGCGCCACCGGACGGTCCTATTCGGACTACCCCACCATCGTCAAGTCCATCCGCGAACGCCTTTTCTCCCTCCCGGACGCCACGTCCGTCCGCACCGGCCACGGCGAGGGCACCACGATCGGCGAGGAAAAGACGGCGTCGAAGGACTGGCCGGAGAGCTAA
- a CDS encoding NADH:flavin oxidoreductase/NADH oxidase family protein: MTAARELLAEPLKLRCGAVLPHRLAKSALSEQLGDRRNAPTRELADLYRTWAHGGAGLLVTGNVMVDPTALGEPRNVALPVGPDPAAYEPWARSVAGTDAQLWVQLNHPGRQSPRFLSRQPAAPSAVPFGSRGVRTAFAAPRALTGDEIETIVDRFALAARTFVDAGFTGVQLHGAHGYLISQFLSPLTNLRDDEWGRDRSRFLLELVRRVRAAVGDAVPVSVKLNSADFQRGGFGEDESLRVVRALSDAGIDLLEISGGTYEKAVMMGSGRESTARREAYFLDYAAKARQVSDVALMVTGGFTTAAGMADALRSGALDMIGLGRPLTVDPELPGRLLAGEDVRAERLCPHTGIRLADSLLEVQWHTQQLHRLAAGKPADRSRGAWRALVRTGINDPLNAFRRVRA; this comes from the coding sequence ATGACCGCCGCTCGGGAACTGCTGGCCGAACCCCTCAAGCTGCGGTGCGGCGCCGTGCTGCCGCATCGCCTGGCGAAATCGGCGTTGAGCGAGCAGCTCGGTGACCGGCGCAACGCCCCGACGCGCGAGCTCGCCGACCTGTACCGCACGTGGGCGCACGGCGGGGCGGGCCTGCTCGTGACCGGCAACGTGATGGTCGACCCCACGGCGCTCGGCGAACCCCGCAACGTCGCGTTGCCCGTCGGCCCCGATCCCGCCGCGTACGAGCCGTGGGCGCGCAGCGTGGCCGGCACCGACGCGCAGCTGTGGGTGCAGCTCAACCACCCGGGCCGGCAGAGCCCGCGATTCCTTTCCCGCCAACCGGCTGCGCCGTCCGCGGTGCCGTTCGGCAGCCGCGGGGTGCGGACCGCGTTCGCGGCACCGCGCGCGCTGACCGGCGACGAGATCGAGACGATCGTGGACCGGTTCGCGTTGGCCGCGCGGACGTTCGTCGACGCCGGGTTCACCGGCGTGCAGCTGCACGGCGCCCACGGTTACCTGATCTCGCAGTTCCTCTCCCCGCTCACGAATCTCCGCGACGACGAGTGGGGCCGCGACCGCAGCCGCTTCCTGCTGGAGCTCGTGCGACGCGTGCGCGCGGCGGTCGGCGACGCCGTGCCCGTGTCGGTGAAGCTCAACAGCGCCGACTTCCAGCGCGGCGGCTTCGGCGAGGACGAGTCGCTGCGCGTGGTCCGCGCGCTGAGCGACGCCGGCATCGACCTGCTCGAGATTTCGGGCGGTACCTACGAAAAAGCCGTGATGATGGGTTCCGGACGCGAGAGCACCGCGCGTCGCGAGGCGTATTTCCTGGACTACGCGGCGAAAGCGCGGCAGGTGAGCGACGTCGCGCTGATGGTCACCGGCGGCTTCACCACCGCCGCCGGGATGGCGGACGCGTTGCGGTCCGGGGCGTTGGACATGATCGGACTGGGCCGGCCGCTGACCGTGGACCCGGAGCTGCCGGGCCGGTTGCTCGCCGGCGAGGACGTGCGCGCGGAACGGCTGTGCCCGCACACCGGGATCCGCCTGGCCGACAGCCTGCTCGAAGTCCAGTGGCACACGCAGCAGCTGCACCGCTTGGCGGCGGGCAAACCGGCGGACCGCAGCCGCGGCGCGTGGCGCGCGCTGGTGCGGACGGGGATCAACGATCCGCTGAACGCGTTTCGGCGGGTGCGTGCGTGA
- a CDS encoding Pr6Pr family membrane protein produces the protein MPPTRLTRIWFGVTALVVLIGLVTQGFVSAGTPGRYASAGARVANMFAYFTIESNVLVLLASVAFAAGAGARANGLLRVLWLDALIGIAVTGVVYHVALSGLLDLSGAALFADVMLHTVSPIIAVLGFLVASPRVLQWRAVAWSACWPPAWLAFTLIRGAQGGFYPYPFVNAAELGYGRVAVNCVLIAVLFVALASVAKVLDGWLTHAPAETRSADR, from the coding sequence ATGCCACCGACGCGACTGACCCGGATCTGGTTCGGGGTGACGGCCCTCGTGGTCCTGATCGGCCTGGTCACGCAGGGCTTCGTGAGCGCGGGAACGCCGGGCCGCTACGCGTCGGCAGGCGCGCGCGTCGCCAACATGTTCGCGTACTTCACCATCGAGTCGAACGTGCTGGTGCTGCTGGCCTCCGTCGCGTTCGCGGCAGGAGCAGGCGCGCGGGCCAACGGGCTGCTGCGCGTGCTGTGGCTCGACGCGCTGATCGGCATCGCGGTGACCGGCGTGGTCTACCACGTCGCGCTGTCCGGCCTGCTCGACCTCAGCGGCGCGGCCCTGTTCGCCGACGTCATGCTGCACACCGTGTCGCCGATCATCGCGGTGCTCGGGTTCCTCGTCGCGTCGCCGCGCGTCCTGCAGTGGCGCGCGGTCGCGTGGTCGGCCTGCTGGCCGCCGGCGTGGCTGGCGTTCACCCTGATCCGCGGTGCGCAGGGCGGCTTCTACCCGTACCCGTTCGTCAACGCCGCCGAGCTCGGCTACGGCCGCGTGGCCGTGAACTGCGTGCTCATCGCCGTGCTGTTCGTCGCGCTGGCGAGCGTCGCGAAGGTCCTCGACGGCTGGCTCACGCACGCACCCGCCGAAACGCGTTCAGCGGATCGTTGA
- a CDS encoding MarR family winged helix-turn-helix transcriptional regulator, translating to MTATHGERPVPHLSEDELLAWRGLLELEARVLGVLDAELRADHDLSIAEFDTLYQLWLQPGGRCRMKDLAEKLVVSRGGVTKLITRLRSRGLVARVSQPGQQAVDAQLTETGEKLLATAMDTHFDGVRRLVTSRLSAAELHTLRTVTERLREPPA from the coding sequence GTGACCGCGACGCACGGGGAACGCCCGGTGCCCCACCTGTCGGAGGACGAACTGCTCGCCTGGCGCGGGCTGCTCGAACTGGAAGCACGCGTGCTCGGCGTACTCGACGCCGAACTGCGCGCGGACCACGACCTGTCGATCGCCGAGTTCGACACGCTCTACCAGCTGTGGCTCCAGCCCGGCGGCCGGTGCCGCATGAAGGATCTCGCAGAGAAACTGGTGGTCAGCCGCGGTGGCGTGACCAAGCTGATCACCCGGCTCCGCAGCCGCGGCCTCGTGGCCCGCGTGTCACAGCCCGGTCAGCAAGCCGTCGACGCGCAGCTGACCGAGACCGGCGAAAAGCTCCTCGCCACGGCGATGGACACCCACTTCGACGGCGTCCGCCGGCTCGTGACCTCCCGGCTGTCCGCCGCGGAGCTGCACACCCTTCGCACGGTCACCGAACGCCTGCGCGAGCCGCCGGCCTGA
- a CDS encoding VOC family protein, producing MAFVTNDMEETVKFYNGVLGFPIVVTLQLPDPDPFPGAVPGNLAGSRHYFFRISEQDTIAFFEFKDVEIAADNSLLGAGNHLAITVPSEGELQHAKSVLEENGIKVNSELDHGFCHSIYFEDPVNKIALEFATWQHPCDVAQPFLQDSEPVPAALAAIGADVYGEHLLQYTPDGHGGADR from the coding sequence ATGGCTTTCGTGACCAACGACATGGAAGAAACCGTGAAGTTCTACAACGGGGTGCTCGGGTTTCCCATTGTGGTGACGCTGCAACTGCCCGACCCGGACCCGTTTCCCGGTGCGGTGCCCGGGAACCTCGCCGGCAGCAGGCACTACTTCTTCCGCATCAGCGAGCAGGACACGATCGCGTTCTTCGAGTTCAAGGACGTCGAGATCGCCGCGGACAACTCGTTGCTCGGGGCGGGCAACCACCTCGCGATCACCGTGCCTTCCGAGGGGGAACTGCAGCACGCGAAATCGGTGCTGGAGGAGAACGGGATCAAGGTCAACAGCGAACTCGACCACGGGTTCTGCCACTCGATCTACTTCGAGGACCCGGTGAACAAGATCGCGCTGGAGTTCGCCACGTGGCAGCACCCGTGCGATGTCGCGCAGCCGTTCCTGCAGGACTCCGAGCCGGTGCCGGCGGCGCTGGCCGCGATCGGCGCGGACGTCTACGGGGAGCACCTGCTGCAGTACACGCCGGACGGCCACGGTGGCGCGGACCGCTGA
- a CDS encoding iron-containing alcohol dehydrogenase, whose product MARTAEPVRRSRDAAPEQNLVWGSGSLRELPAMTDVLDCRRVLAVASRSADPAVARLPGLLGGRYLGRWSDVPAHVPAHQANLAVGSAQETHADAVLAIGGGSAIGLGKIVSLALRLPLIAVPTTFSGSERTSRYFVTTDRGKETGTSGRVLPRAVLYDPDLVAGLPREVVAGSGIAAVAHCLEVLCHPASEEALASAREGLLLLWDSLASLTGGADDLSTRQDALAGAGLAGHALHELGRPGVVHQICDLLSTRCGQGLLYALFLPLVLRAYGDAADGARAALAELRPGVSAEQAVAEFAVRLGLTAEADPRRAASAVGLGAAELRPLLAELSVAAGDRAEAAVFERLAASC is encoded by the coding sequence GTGGCGCGGACCGCTGAACCCGTCCGCCGGTCCCGCGACGCCGCGCCCGAGCAGAACCTGGTGTGGGGCAGCGGATCCCTGCGGGAACTCCCGGCGATGACCGACGTCCTGGATTGCCGCCGCGTGCTGGCGGTGGCGTCCCGGTCGGCGGATCCGGCCGTCGCCCGGCTGCCGGGACTGCTCGGCGGGCGCTACCTCGGCCGGTGGTCGGACGTGCCCGCGCACGTGCCTGCCCACCAGGCCAACCTGGCCGTCGGCTCGGCGCAGGAAACCCACGCCGACGCAGTCCTGGCCATCGGCGGCGGCTCGGCGATCGGGCTGGGCAAGATCGTTTCCCTTGCGCTGCGGCTGCCGCTGATCGCGGTTCCGACCACCTTCTCCGGGTCGGAACGCACGTCGCGCTACTTCGTCACCACCGACCGCGGCAAGGAAACGGGGACGTCCGGCCGGGTTCTGCCGCGCGCGGTGCTCTACGACCCCGACCTGGTCGCGGGGCTGCCCCGCGAGGTCGTGGCGGGCAGTGGCATCGCCGCCGTTGCGCATTGCTTGGAGGTGCTGTGCCATCCGGCAAGCGAGGAAGCTCTTGCGTCGGCTCGTGAGGGGTTGCTTCTGCTGTGGGACAGCCTCGCTTCTCTCACCGGCGGCGCTGATGACCTCTCGACGCGCCAAGACGCCTTGGCCGGCGCCGGCCTGGCCGGGCACGCGCTGCACGAGCTCGGTCGGCCCGGTGTGGTGCACCAGATTTGTGATCTGCTGTCCACGCGGTGCGGGCAAGGCCTTCTGTACGCGCTGTTTCTACCGCTCGTACTGCGCGCGTACGGAGACGCAGCCGACGGGGCGCGTGCCGCACTGGCGGAGCTACGACCCGGGGTGTCGGCTGAGCAGGCAGTGGCCGAGTTCGCGGTGCGGCTGGGCTTGACCGCGGAGGCCGACCCGCGGCGGGCTGCGAGCGCGGTTGGACTTGGCGCGGCTGAGCTTCGGCCGTTGCTTGCCGAGTTGTCCGTGGCAGCAGGGGATCGGGCGGAAGCGGCGGTGTTCGAGCGTTTGGCTGCGAGCTGCTGA
- a CDS encoding S53 family peptidase yields the protein MTFRVRSAVRPMTLLAGVALAVTAVAAPAGAATNAPAPSLHHFSAAAKSFIGAHTVADRVAKLDAAMSALPRESVAYNATKLWNQGITGAGATVTTLVSFGDDQVKQVLDEYSQRHGLPPANVEVLQPSGSVPACTDPGVDTATCESWGGETDLDVTMMHAMAPNAKIIVAATPVAETQGFTGLPEMMNAVDYLTKHKLTDVISMSFGTTEENFPSFQSIKTLDPALERASKAGITMVASSGDDGPTGGFLQGPGNYPYRVASWPASDPRVTTLGGTQLHLDSTGARTKPDDLVNVADNGFGEGAGLSKAYARPAWQDSVKKITGSKMRSFPDISMEGVSGTSQSAPLFAGVLALAVQANHAKLGQINPALYEKLGPKGAKAGIVDVTTGDNSQDGVEGFTAAPGFDIASGWGTVDASVFVPALVKALR from the coding sequence ATGACTTTTCGGGTTCGGTCCGCCGTCCGGCCGATGACCCTGCTCGCGGGTGTCGCGCTGGCCGTCACGGCCGTGGCGGCTCCGGCCGGCGCGGCCACGAACGCGCCGGCTCCGTCGCTGCACCACTTCTCGGCGGCGGCGAAGTCGTTCATCGGCGCGCACACGGTGGCCGATCGCGTCGCGAAGCTCGACGCGGCGATGTCCGCGCTGCCCAGGGAAAGCGTCGCGTACAACGCCACGAAGCTGTGGAACCAGGGCATCACGGGGGCGGGCGCCACCGTCACCACGCTGGTGTCGTTCGGCGACGACCAGGTGAAGCAGGTGCTCGACGAGTACTCCCAGCGCCACGGCCTGCCGCCGGCCAACGTCGAGGTGCTCCAGCCGTCGGGCTCGGTCCCGGCGTGCACCGACCCGGGCGTCGACACGGCGACCTGCGAGTCCTGGGGCGGCGAGACCGACCTCGACGTCACGATGATGCACGCGATGGCGCCCAACGCGAAGATCATCGTCGCCGCGACGCCGGTCGCCGAGACGCAGGGCTTCACCGGCCTGCCCGAGATGATGAACGCCGTCGACTACCTCACGAAGCACAAGCTCACCGACGTGATCTCGATGAGCTTCGGCACCACGGAGGAGAACTTCCCGTCGTTCCAGTCCATCAAAACGCTCGACCCGGCGCTGGAGCGCGCGAGCAAGGCCGGCATCACGATGGTCGCGTCCTCGGGTGACGACGGCCCGACCGGCGGCTTCCTGCAGGGCCCGGGCAACTACCCGTACCGCGTCGCGAGCTGGCCGGCCAGCGACCCGCGCGTGACCACCCTCGGCGGCACGCAGCTGCACCTCGACTCCACCGGCGCCCGCACGAAGCCGGACGACCTTGTGAACGTCGCCGACAACGGCTTCGGCGAAGGCGCGGGCCTGTCGAAGGCCTACGCGCGCCCGGCGTGGCAGGACAGCGTCAAGAAGATCACCGGCAGCAAGATGCGCTCATTCCCGGACATCAGCATGGAAGGCGTTTCCGGCACGTCGCAGTCGGCACCGCTGTTCGCCGGCGTGCTCGCCCTGGCGGTGCAGGCCAACCACGCCAAGCTCGGCCAGATCAACCCGGCCCTCTACGAAAAGCTCGGCCCAAAGGGTGCCAAGGCGGGCATCGTCGACGTCACCACCGGCGACAACAGCCAGGACGGCGTCGAGGGCTTCACCGCCGCCCCGGGCTTCGACATCGCCAGCGGCTGGGGCACGGTCGACGCGTCGGTCTTCGTCCCCGCCTTGGTGAAGGCGCTTCGCTGA